The genomic segment TGCAGggtttcagtttgtttttttcacCCGTTGATTCTCTTACAGGCTGAGTGATGGAAAAGAGCCCCAGAGCACGGAACTCAACAAGGAGGCCACAGACAACAGCAAAGACCTCTTGGTGACTCTCGATGCTCGCGGTTATGCCCCAAGTGACATCACAGTCAAACTGGAGGGGCGGAGCCTGGCTGTAGTGGCTATGAAACAAGCtggaggagaggagtctgaatcttgttcctcctcctcttcctctgctTCTTTCTGCTCCTCTGCCTCGTCTCAGTTGGGATTTGTCCAGAAGATCGATCTGCCCCCTCACTTGGATCTGACTGGCCTATCCTGTTCCCTGATGGATGATGGACAGCTGCGTATCCATGCTCCCGTGGCTCAGCCACCAATCAGTGAAGAGCGCCAGGTGCCCATTAGGTTCAGGACATCGCTGGAATTTCCAATTTCTAAAGACAGTACAGATGAGAAACAGTAATATTCACACATACTGTTCTATCTGAAATAATGTCTTTAATCATTTGAAACCCCCAAGAAAAAACTAAACATATTTATAAATATACAGTCACTCAAACCTACTTCCATTAAGAGCTAATTGAATGAGAATGTTTTCAATCTGAAACTATTATTTTATAGTTGTATGTAAtttgtacaaactgtttaaataaaattaattattttatcaatatatgtggaaaaagaatgaatgattgaatgaatatatgtgggattttattattattattttttttttttttgacaaattaaAACTTGCATTATTTTTTAAGACCACAAGGTGGTGGCATTAACCAGTTTAGACAAAGGAGAGAGTGAGCGAGGGAAAGGAAGTAGGAGACAAAAGATAACGTTGCATTTTGCTCCCCTCTGGTGATAAATTAGAAACTTCGAAAGGTTCCAGACATTTGGTTTTCCGGGGAGAAGTTAATAATTATCCATCGGGGGCAGGTGACAAACAAAACTTCAAAGTTTGATGAGTCCTGCTGCTCAGAAGTGTCAAGAGGGAGGGAAAAGGCCACtacaagaaaagaaaaggaacAAGGTATAGTGGTCTTTAAAAATGAATTGTTAATATTTCGAAAAACAACTACTATTAATCTACATtctacaattccaatgaagttgggacattttgtgaaatgtaaattaaaacagaatacaataatttgcaaatcctcttcaacctatattcaattgaatacaccacaaagacaagatatttaatgttcaaactgataaactttattgtttttgtgcaaatatttgctcattttgaaatggatgcctgcaacatgtttcaaaaaagctgggacagtggtatgtttatcactgtgttacatcacctttccttctaacaacactcaataagcgtaaatctaaacagtaataataccacactaattttgcactcatcataaggttaggattctgtgccctccaaaagtattgtaacacttggaatttcacacattttaatttgtttatgtcattttaaatacaagaaatacaaaaaataaagaataaaaatgtctaaaattatcttcctcaaagtcAAATTGaaggcaaatctctaaaacttgataaaacctgtaaacaataatcagttttattgccagtttccttcaaacaagtcaggggatgaaacatgaacatttccaagtcactgaatatatcttggacttcacttacatcaattatgaagaaatacaaaaggttctttcaccaaaacatcaaatctaggcattcatctcaaatgtactttctgtcaaattgtatctgaactttcaggtctttttaagaacatCCTCCTCTATgcgacttcatcaggaagctgaattttatattttgaattcatTCATATCAAGagatgtagagatttgctttcagattgagttatggaagataattttagaaaaaaaaattgcatttgaaatggaataaacaaaatgtgtgaaataccaagtgttctaatacttttgagggcaattgagaaacactgaggagcagcatcttacatctcatatatagtgcatagaatatttagagtggaatcctgcaaatggtgatacaagtatcaaatttatcgcaaataatccatagacattaactcttttttaaaaa from the Thalassophryne amazonica chromosome 16, fThaAma1.1, whole genome shotgun sequence genome contains:
- the hspb9 gene encoding heat shock protein beta-9; its protein translation is MSALFCDDPFFSQDRLLWPLHQKAFSSIKHDFFSRRAKLAESLLKELHDGIPLIRLCYPPHMFARLSDGKEPQSTELNKEATDNSKDLLVTLDARGYAPSDITVKLEGRSLAVVAMKQAGGEESESCSSSSSSASFCSSASSQLGFVQKIDLPPHLDLTGLSCSLMDDGQLRIHAPVAQPPISEERQVPIRFRTSLEFPISKDSTDEKQ